In a single window of the Nicotiana tomentosiformis chromosome 8, ASM39032v3, whole genome shotgun sequence genome:
- the LOC104108017 gene encoding uncharacterized protein: MGNCVFKGFGFREVDQEEEEKKMIKVVTSNGGIMELYAPITANCITNEFPGHAIYRSHDMFSPPLFHNEELQAGESYYLLPLLNHYNTKSKEEEEEKKSDNIITTCNGSNSGNLLPQATPYRMSCDNQKVLKRSSEAEIFPTYNSTGVWKVKLLISPQQLSEILSHEARTEALIESVRTVAKCGSGASTMNTPASYSDKWSFSSPGQV, from the coding sequence ATGGGAAATTGTGTGTTCAAAGGGTTTGGTTTTAGAGAAGTtgatcaagaagaagaagaaaagaagatgaTAAAAGTGGTCACATCCAATGGTGGAATCATGGAGTTATATGCACCCATAACAGCCAACTGTATCACCAATGAATTCCCAGGCCATGCCATATATCGTAGCCATGACATGTTCTCTCCACCACTTTTTCACAATGAAGAACTTCAAGCTGGTGAATCATACTATCTCCTCCCTCTATTAAACCATTATAATACTaaatccaaagaagaagaagaagaaaaaaaaagtgacaATATTATTACTACTTGTAATGGTAGTAATAGTGGTAATTTATTACCTCAGGCAACACCTTATAGGATGTCATGTGATAATCAGAAGGTGCTAAAGAGATCATCAGAAGCTGAGATATTTCCTACGTACAATAGTACTGGAGTGTGGAAGGTGAAATTACTAATAAGCCCTCAACAATTGTCTGAAATTTTGTCACATGAGGCACGTACAGAGGCACTAATAGAGAGTGTTAGGACTGTAGCCAAGTGTGGTTCTGGGGCTTCTACGATGAATACGCCTGCTTCTTATTCAGATAAATGGAGCTTTTCTAGTCCGGGACAGGTTTAA